Proteins encoded within one genomic window of Amycolatopsis sp. 2-15:
- a CDS encoding branched-chain amino acid ABC transporter permease — protein sequence MILAQLVNGLALGAGYALLAVGWTVLLGAARLVNFAHGQLYMIGAFLTFLVITKAGLPYLAAIPVAVVAVAVLGGIMQLLMRRLTLDQNIVSLMLVTLAFGYLLEGGGSLLFGGNPQVIDSPFQNAGMSIGSARFTGQDLLIVILAFALYGVTWFVLGRTNIGRLVRGVAEDPKLAQLYGIDAAKVYLGVFVFSAACAALAGAVVAPRSPILTSIGFDQLVITFLVVVLAGIGYLTGGLFVGLGLGVFTAFFGAYVSPAYSTAAAFAVLLVVLIVRPQGLTAR from the coding sequence GTGATCCTCGCGCAACTCGTCAACGGACTCGCGCTCGGCGCCGGCTACGCCCTGCTCGCGGTCGGCTGGACCGTGCTGCTCGGCGCCGCTCGCCTGGTGAACTTCGCCCACGGCCAGCTGTACATGATCGGCGCGTTCCTCACCTTCCTGGTGATCACGAAGGCAGGGCTGCCCTACCTGGCGGCGATCCCGGTCGCCGTGGTCGCGGTCGCGGTGCTCGGCGGGATCATGCAGCTGCTGATGCGGCGGCTCACGCTCGACCAGAACATCGTCAGCCTGATGCTGGTGACGCTCGCGTTCGGCTACCTGCTCGAAGGCGGCGGTTCGCTGCTGTTCGGCGGCAACCCGCAGGTCATCGACAGCCCGTTCCAGAACGCGGGGATGTCGATCGGCTCGGCGCGCTTCACCGGGCAGGATCTGCTCATCGTGATCCTCGCCTTCGCGCTCTACGGCGTCACGTGGTTCGTGCTCGGGCGTACCAACATCGGGCGCCTCGTACGGGGTGTCGCGGAAGATCCGAAGCTGGCGCAGCTGTACGGCATCGACGCGGCCAAGGTGTACCTGGGCGTGTTCGTGTTCTCCGCCGCGTGCGCCGCGCTCGCCGGCGCGGTGGTGGCACCGCGCAGCCCTATCCTCACCTCGATCGGGTTCGACCAGCTGGTGATCACGTTCCTCGTGGTGGTGCTCGCCGGCATCGGCTACCTGACCGGTGGCCTGTTCGTGGGCCTGGGGCTCGGCGTGTTCACCGCCTTCTTCGGCGCCTACGTCTCGCCGGCCTACTCCACGGCCGCGGCTTTCGCCGTGCTGCTCGTGGTCCTGATCGTCCGACCTCAGGGGTTGACCGCCCGATGA
- a CDS encoding cyclase family protein, which produces MSASWEQRVDFPPAGRFKVYDLAQQLYTGVPHHPNHPPYSFSLTKRHGEVMYPDDVSAAAEMITTGGHVGTHVDGLAHVSKLGKVYGGVDIVSNQTYPEGMLEVSVHELAPMAGRGHLVDATRALGRPLTPEDGVDADLFERWFADKPVPEPGSIVLVRTGWDGLWEDNAAFLGTNTGAPGVVLSGARWLTDHGVVASGCDTVAYERMPNPTLQVHCHLLLEQGVPIMEAMNLSTIAEDEVWDFFFTASPLSIRGGTGSPIRPLAFVPAGGAA; this is translated from the coding sequence GTGAGCGCTTCCTGGGAACAGCGGGTCGACTTCCCGCCGGCGGGCCGGTTCAAGGTCTACGACCTGGCGCAGCAGCTCTACACCGGCGTGCCGCACCACCCGAACCACCCGCCGTACAGCTTCTCGCTGACCAAGCGCCACGGCGAGGTGATGTACCCGGACGACGTCTCCGCGGCGGCCGAGATGATCACCACCGGCGGGCACGTCGGCACGCACGTCGACGGGCTGGCGCACGTCTCGAAGCTCGGCAAGGTCTACGGCGGGGTCGACATCGTCTCGAACCAGACCTACCCCGAGGGCATGCTCGAAGTCTCCGTGCACGAGCTCGCCCCGATGGCCGGCCGCGGCCACCTGGTCGACGCCACCCGTGCGCTCGGGCGGCCGCTCACGCCCGAGGACGGCGTGGACGCGGACCTGTTCGAGCGGTGGTTCGCCGACAAGCCGGTGCCTGAGCCAGGCTCGATCGTGCTCGTGCGCACCGGCTGGGACGGGCTCTGGGAGGACAACGCCGCCTTCCTCGGCACCAACACCGGGGCGCCGGGTGTGGTGCTTTCGGGCGCGCGATGGCTCACCGACCACGGCGTCGTGGCCAGTGGTTGCGACACCGTGGCCTACGAGCGGATGCCGAATCCGACGCTTCAGGTGCACTGCCATCTGCTCCTCGAACAAGGGGTGCCGATCATGGAGGCCATGAACCTTTCGACAATCGCCGAAGACGAGGTCTGGGACTTCTTCTTCACCGCCTCGCCCTTGTCCATCCGCGGTGGCACCGGATCACCGATCCGCCCGCTGGCCTTCGTGCCCGCCGGGGGCGCCGCATGA
- a CDS encoding TetR/AcrR family transcriptional regulator — protein sequence MTGRTSRSGTGPGPREILEAAAIAFTRTGYEATTIDGIAELLGATKGRVYHYYRTKADIFLDVVQTGMEEMIAGVAPIAATADISSADRLWRMVHHHAGLMMTRNSFQRVAVQAVEMHRLQENQAHREAYQKVIALRDEYEQMFADVIDEGKREGLFRDVDPRLATKPALGALNWISLWYDPERGDYATVQRVANEYADFIVNGLRRSRT from the coding sequence ATGACCGGCAGGACGTCCCGCTCCGGGACCGGGCCGGGGCCCCGGGAGATCCTCGAGGCCGCGGCGATCGCCTTCACCCGGACCGGGTATGAGGCGACCACGATCGACGGCATCGCCGAGCTGCTCGGCGCGACCAAGGGTCGCGTCTACCACTACTACCGCACCAAAGCGGACATCTTCCTCGACGTGGTCCAGACCGGCATGGAGGAGATGATCGCCGGGGTGGCGCCCATCGCGGCGACCGCGGACATCTCGAGCGCCGACCGGCTGTGGCGCATGGTGCACCACCACGCCGGGCTGATGATGACCCGCAACTCGTTCCAGCGGGTCGCGGTGCAGGCGGTGGAGATGCACCGCCTGCAGGAGAACCAGGCGCACCGCGAGGCGTACCAGAAGGTGATCGCCCTCCGGGACGAGTACGAGCAGATGTTCGCCGACGTGATCGACGAGGGCAAGCGCGAAGGCCTGTTCCGCGACGTCGACCCCCGGCTGGCCACGAAGCCGGCGCTGGGTGCCCTCAACTGGATCAGCCTCTGGTACGACCCCGAGCGCGGGGACTACGCGACCGTGCAGCGGGTGGCCAACGAGTACGCCGACTTCATCGTCAACGGCCTGCGCAGGAGCAGAACATGA
- a CDS encoding acyl-CoA dehydrogenase family protein — protein sequence MSVIWEPPLSPEGQQWRELARKLSAEHFAPLAEELDREQRYPWESVQVLVESGLAGLFIGTEYGGQGASFDVVCAVIEEVSRACASTGAILTAYALGGTPVVLAGTDEQRDRYLGGLARGQAVSFALTEEGAGSDAARIKTTAVREGDGWRLRGEKIFIGNGGASQHYVVFALTDPEAGTRGMTAFMVDKDSDGVVIDHFEDKMGIRGTQTSNLKLDTVVGDDAMLGELNKGMKLAMLTLNAGRITVAAQSIGVGLAGYDVGSREAARRQTFGTPIIDNQGISFPLADVATRLTAARMITHRAACTYQEGGDVSILGAMAKLDASEAAHRAVDTAVQVFGGAGYCKPCPAERLYRDQRILEIYEGTSEIQRLVLGRAIKAEAIKAGAIGAAK from the coding sequence GTGTCCGTGATCTGGGAGCCGCCGCTGAGCCCGGAAGGTCAGCAGTGGCGGGAGCTCGCCCGCAAGCTGTCCGCGGAGCACTTCGCGCCGCTGGCCGAGGAGCTCGACCGCGAGCAGCGTTATCCGTGGGAGAGCGTGCAGGTCCTGGTCGAGTCCGGCCTTGCCGGCCTGTTCATCGGCACCGAGTACGGCGGCCAGGGCGCGAGCTTCGACGTGGTGTGCGCCGTGATCGAAGAGGTGTCGCGAGCCTGCGCGTCGACGGGCGCCATCCTGACGGCCTACGCGCTCGGTGGCACCCCGGTGGTGCTGGCGGGCACCGACGAGCAGCGCGATCGCTACCTGGGCGGCCTCGCGAGAGGCCAGGCGGTCAGCTTCGCGCTCACCGAGGAGGGCGCGGGCAGCGACGCCGCGCGCATCAAGACGACGGCCGTCCGCGAGGGGGACGGCTGGCGCCTGCGCGGCGAGAAGATCTTCATCGGCAACGGCGGCGCCTCGCAGCATTACGTCGTGTTCGCGCTGACCGATCCCGAAGCCGGAACTCGCGGCATGACGGCGTTCATGGTGGACAAGGACTCCGACGGGGTGGTCATCGACCACTTCGAGGACAAGATGGGCATCCGCGGCACGCAGACGAGCAACCTCAAGCTCGACACCGTCGTCGGCGACGACGCGATGCTCGGCGAGCTCAACAAGGGCATGAAGCTCGCGATGCTCACGCTCAACGCCGGCCGCATCACCGTTGCGGCGCAGTCGATCGGTGTCGGCCTCGCCGGCTACGACGTCGGGTCGCGAGAAGCGGCCCGGCGGCAGACGTTCGGCACGCCGATCATCGACAACCAGGGCATCTCGTTCCCGCTCGCCGACGTGGCCACCCGCCTCACCGCGGCCCGGATGATCACCCACCGCGCCGCCTGCACCTACCAGGAGGGCGGCGACGTCTCGATCCTGGGCGCGATGGCCAAGCTCGACGCCAGCGAAGCTGCCCACCGTGCGGTCGACACCGCCGTGCAGGTCTTCGGCGGCGCCGGCTACTGCAAGCCCTGCCCGGCCGAGCGGCTCTACCGTGACCAGCGGATCCTCGAGATCTACGAAGGCACCTCGGAGATCCAGCGGCTGGTGCTCGGCCGTGCCATCAAGGCGGAGGCGATCAAGGCCGGGGCAATCGGGGCCGCGAAGTGA
- a CDS encoding branched-chain amino acid ABC transporter permease yields MTNAVRAGRAPAGTTTSDGAAGRSRRPGPGTRVTGWLVLAVAGFLLPTLLGGSTRIYTTCVLVAIFAMMSYGADVVLSYLGEVSLGHTLFWAAGAYATAYFTVKSGWGPLPSLLVSLAIAALLALLVGLATLRTREFVFSLVTYATAIIGLTVVSNVGGLGGSDGIVGVPLLTLPAIGGSYVARTDVDIWPIAYVLLVVVIFFIARFRRSRLGANALMTQMNPGLATTMGVDVRRTRVLVFVVSAPISALAGWLYAFQRSYVSPDLLSASFLLFMLTAVILPGRRQLLGPLIGAALITAQQQLASFGGDVDKIVLGGVLALVLLVSPNGFAGLGRLLVRRRHPAAEASPAATAAADE; encoded by the coding sequence ATGACGAACGCAGTGCGCGCCGGGCGAGCCCCGGCGGGGACCACGACCTCCGACGGCGCCGCGGGACGCTCGCGGCGGCCGGGACCGGGAACCCGGGTCACCGGCTGGCTGGTGCTGGCCGTGGCGGGGTTCCTGCTGCCCACCCTGCTCGGCGGCTCCACCCGTATCTACACGACGTGTGTGCTCGTGGCGATCTTCGCGATGATGTCCTATGGCGCCGACGTCGTGCTGTCCTATCTCGGCGAGGTGAGCCTCGGGCACACGCTCTTCTGGGCGGCCGGCGCCTACGCCACGGCGTACTTCACGGTGAAATCCGGCTGGGGGCCGCTGCCATCGCTGCTGGTGTCCCTGGCGATAGCGGCTCTGCTGGCGCTGCTCGTGGGCCTGGCGACGTTGCGCACGCGGGAGTTCGTGTTCTCGCTAGTGACGTACGCGACCGCGATCATCGGGCTCACCGTGGTGTCCAATGTGGGCGGTCTCGGCGGGTCCGACGGCATCGTCGGCGTCCCGTTGCTGACGCTGCCGGCGATCGGCGGCAGCTACGTCGCCCGGACCGACGTGGACATCTGGCCGATCGCCTATGTCCTGCTCGTGGTCGTGATCTTCTTCATCGCGCGGTTCCGCCGGTCCCGGCTCGGGGCCAACGCGCTCATGACCCAGATGAACCCGGGCCTGGCGACCACGATGGGTGTCGACGTGCGCCGCACGCGGGTGCTGGTGTTCGTCGTGTCGGCACCGATCAGCGCGCTCGCCGGCTGGCTGTACGCGTTCCAGCGCAGCTACGTCAGCCCCGACCTGCTGTCGGCGTCGTTCCTGCTGTTCATGCTCACCGCCGTGATCCTGCCGGGTCGCCGCCAGCTGCTCGGCCCGCTCATCGGGGCCGCGCTGATCACCGCGCAGCAGCAGCTCGCCTCGTTCGGCGGTGATGTCGACAAGATCGTCCTCGGCGGCGTCCTCGCCCTCGTGCTGTTGGTGTCGCCCAACGGTTTCGCGGGGCTGGGGCGCCTGCTGGTGCGCCGCCGCCACCCGGCGGCCGAAGCCTCTCCGGCAGCCACCGCTGCCGCCGACGAATGA
- a CDS encoding phenylacetate--CoA ligase family protein, whose protein sequence is MTSPTTVRPYSDRYWSEVEISPLEQLRELQLAALRKQLEYVGAHSAFYRAKWRELGFEPGDVRTLEDLRRLPVVTKADYVADLDSAAPWGTNVTADRRDVRRVHFSSGTTGRPTPVCWSAADLTRWADLYARTGYAQGVRDHDVYQCLFGYAWFVGGLGATAGYERLGATVLPGGSSETERQIETMFRYGTTAISGTPSFILHLAEAAEAKGTPLACSAVSRIQVGGEPGACVPATRAHIERRWGAKCFDGYGSLEFQPIAWECEEQAGGHLVEDFAYAEIVDPETHEPVPDGTPGALVLTHLDKQATPLVRWWTGDIVVRDSTRCGCGRTHGRLAGGVVGRADDMLVVRGVNLFPSAVEQVVRRTAGTTGEYLIVLDEDVTDPATGYLTGIKLRVEVEQGVPEDFGSRLAAAVRAELTVRCVAEPVPEGTLPRSTHKTKRVVRAG, encoded by the coding sequence ATGACCTCTCCGACCACCGTCCGCCCGTACTCCGACCGCTACTGGAGCGAGGTCGAGATCTCGCCCCTGGAGCAGCTCCGCGAACTGCAGCTGGCCGCGTTGCGCAAGCAGCTCGAGTACGTGGGGGCGCACAGCGCCTTCTACCGCGCGAAGTGGCGCGAGCTCGGGTTCGAACCGGGCGACGTGCGCACCCTCGAGGACCTGCGGCGACTGCCGGTGGTCACGAAGGCGGACTACGTCGCCGACCTCGACTCGGCGGCGCCGTGGGGCACCAACGTGACGGCCGATCGCCGCGACGTGCGCCGGGTGCACTTCTCCTCCGGCACCACCGGCAGGCCGACGCCGGTGTGCTGGTCCGCGGCGGATCTCACGCGGTGGGCCGACCTCTATGCCCGCACCGGGTACGCGCAGGGCGTGCGCGACCACGATGTGTACCAGTGCCTGTTCGGGTACGCGTGGTTCGTCGGCGGCCTGGGCGCGACGGCCGGCTACGAGCGGCTCGGGGCGACGGTGCTGCCCGGTGGGTCGAGCGAGACCGAGCGGCAGATCGAGACGATGTTCCGCTACGGCACCACGGCCATCAGCGGCACACCGTCGTTCATCCTGCACCTGGCGGAGGCCGCGGAGGCCAAGGGCACGCCGCTGGCGTGCTCGGCCGTGAGCCGCATCCAGGTCGGCGGCGAGCCCGGCGCCTGCGTGCCCGCGACCCGCGCGCACATCGAACGCCGGTGGGGCGCGAAGTGCTTCGACGGCTACGGCAGCCTCGAGTTCCAGCCGATCGCGTGGGAGTGCGAGGAGCAGGCGGGCGGGCACCTCGTCGAGGACTTCGCGTACGCGGAGATCGTCGACCCGGAGACGCACGAGCCGGTGCCGGACGGCACCCCCGGTGCTCTCGTGCTGACGCACCTCGACAAGCAGGCCACCCCGCTGGTGCGGTGGTGGACCGGCGACATCGTGGTGCGCGACAGCACGCGCTGCGGCTGCGGCCGCACCCACGGGCGGCTCGCCGGCGGAGTGGTCGGCCGAGCCGACGACATGCTCGTGGTACGGGGCGTGAACCTCTTCCCGAGTGCCGTCGAGCAGGTGGTGCGGCGGACCGCGGGCACCACGGGGGAGTACCTGATCGTGCTCGACGAGGACGTCACCGACCCCGCCACCGGTTACCTGACCGGCATCAAGCTGCGGGTCGAGGTCGAGCAGGGCGTGCCGGAGGACTTCGGCTCCCGGCTCGCCGCGGCGGTTCGAGCGGAGCTGACCGTGCGCTGCGTCGCCGAGCCGGTGCCCGAAGGCACCTTGCCGCGCAGCACGCACAAGACCAAGCGGGTGGTGCGCGCCGGCTGA
- a CDS encoding thiolase family protein, whose protein sequence is MSREVFLVGGVRTPNGRYGGALRDVRTVELGGIAGAAALERAGVPADAVDEAVVSNCRQAGNGPNPGRQVALRAGVAQRVPAQTINMACASGLKTVQLAHQSVLGGSADVALAIAVESMSTMPFIAPYTLRWEGTRRGDITLADGWRDGGTDPICGMNMGQTAEKVSREFGISRAAQDEWSARSHERVMRAWDEGRFEGQVVAVESEHGSLATDETYRRDTSLERLAKLRASFEQDGTVTAGNSSQMADGAAGIVVASGEAVERHGLKPRARILSFAAVGVDPSMMGIGPTAAIPAALASAGLSTGDIDLFEINEAFAAQIVQNVRELKLDEERVNVNGGGIALGHPTGQSGLRLVVTLLSELERRGARLGVASLCVGGGMGVAAVIEAVAA, encoded by the coding sequence ATGAGCAGGGAAGTGTTTCTGGTGGGCGGCGTCCGCACGCCGAACGGGCGCTACGGCGGCGCGTTGCGCGACGTGCGCACGGTCGAGCTCGGCGGCATCGCGGGCGCGGCGGCGCTGGAGCGGGCCGGGGTGCCGGCCGACGCCGTCGACGAGGCCGTGGTGAGCAACTGCCGGCAGGCGGGCAACGGACCGAACCCGGGCCGCCAGGTCGCGCTGCGCGCGGGGGTGGCGCAGCGGGTACCGGCCCAGACCATCAACATGGCGTGCGCTTCGGGCCTGAAGACGGTGCAGCTGGCCCACCAGTCGGTGCTTGGCGGCAGCGCCGACGTGGCGCTCGCGATCGCGGTCGAGAGCATGAGCACGATGCCGTTCATCGCGCCGTACACGCTGCGCTGGGAAGGCACGCGCCGCGGCGACATCACGCTCGCCGACGGCTGGCGCGACGGCGGCACCGACCCGATCTGCGGCATGAACATGGGGCAGACGGCGGAAAAGGTGTCGCGCGAGTTCGGGATCTCGCGCGCCGCGCAGGACGAATGGTCGGCCCGCAGCCACGAACGCGTGATGCGCGCGTGGGACGAGGGCAGGTTCGAAGGTCAGGTCGTGGCGGTCGAGAGCGAGCACGGGTCGCTCGCCACGGACGAGACCTACCGCCGCGACACCAGTCTCGAACGGCTCGCGAAGCTGCGCGCTTCGTTCGAACAGGACGGCACGGTGACCGCCGGCAACTCCAGCCAGATGGCCGACGGTGCCGCGGGCATCGTCGTGGCCAGTGGCGAGGCCGTGGAGCGCCACGGCCTGAAGCCCCGGGCCCGGATCCTGTCCTTCGCCGCCGTCGGGGTCGACCCGAGCATGATGGGCATCGGCCCCACGGCGGCGATCCCGGCGGCGCTCGCCTCGGCCGGACTGTCCACTGGCGACATCGACCTGTTCGAGATCAACGAGGCCTTCGCCGCGCAGATCGTGCAGAACGTCCGTGAGCTCAAGCTCGACGAGGAGCGCGTGAACGTCAACGGTGGCGGCATCGCGCTGGGCCACCCGACCGGGCAGAGCGGGCTGCGGCTCGTGGTGACGCTGCTGTCCGAACTGGAGCGCCGGGGCGCGCGGCTCGGCGTGGCGAGCCTGTGCGTCGGCGGTGGGATGGGCGTCGCCGCGGTGATCGAGGCGGTGGCGGCGTGA
- a CDS encoding 3-hydroxyacyl-CoA dehydrogenase NAD-binding domain-containing protein, translating to MSDLAGLKVVVAGLGPMGRDISRVFDRAGADVRVVDVSPEVTEAGLGKIRAEAESAGEAVSSISAATLAEAVPDADVFLEAVVEDMDVKRVLLAEVAALGRDELLVASNTSSLSVGEMGKAFGDPGRVVGMHFFNPATKMRLVEVIVGGGTSEAVAERARELAEALGKTAVVCRDSPNFVVNRVCRPLYYEAQLLVTQGVPAGVVDAAASGGLGHPMGPLTLLDFTGLHTHLGSSETALREFGDPRYRPIPLARSLVRSGFTGRAAGRGFYDYGTEKPRAAIARLRREPGSEGADVRVIAAGPDARAFDLPATTGGRTITLYRCHGGPGEGDVAAVRKLAGSGEVVVDSSDGRWLDVLPAGVGWLRLHRAPAGDLFAEIVRDDVAKVAPTPAATAVVDAVGATSVEVPALPGLVVDRLAYCMVNEAAGLVEEGTASAGDVDVALTLGMNHPRGPFETLQLAGAPAVYEALRSMADLTGDPRYRPAQLLRRQAAGARP from the coding sequence GTGAGCGATCTCGCCGGGCTGAAGGTCGTCGTGGCGGGCCTCGGGCCGATGGGCCGCGACATCAGCCGCGTCTTCGACCGGGCCGGGGCGGACGTGCGTGTGGTCGACGTCTCGCCGGAGGTGACCGAGGCCGGGCTGGGGAAGATCCGGGCCGAAGCCGAGTCCGCCGGCGAGGCCGTGTCGTCGATCTCGGCCGCCACGCTCGCCGAGGCGGTGCCGGACGCGGACGTGTTCCTCGAGGCGGTGGTGGAGGACATGGACGTGAAGCGGGTGTTGCTCGCCGAAGTGGCCGCACTCGGGCGCGACGAACTGCTGGTCGCGTCGAACACGTCCTCGCTGTCCGTGGGGGAGATGGGCAAGGCGTTCGGAGACCCGGGCCGGGTCGTCGGCATGCACTTCTTCAACCCCGCCACCAAGATGCGGCTCGTCGAGGTGATCGTCGGGGGCGGGACGAGCGAGGCGGTGGCCGAGCGCGCTCGCGAGCTGGCCGAAGCGCTCGGCAAGACCGCCGTGGTGTGCCGGGACTCGCCGAACTTTGTCGTCAACCGCGTGTGCCGGCCGTTGTACTACGAAGCGCAGCTGCTGGTGACGCAGGGCGTGCCGGCAGGTGTGGTGGACGCCGCCGCGTCCGGTGGCCTCGGGCACCCGATGGGACCGTTGACGCTGCTGGACTTCACCGGTCTGCACACGCACCTCGGCTCGTCCGAGACGGCGCTACGTGAGTTCGGCGACCCCCGCTACCGGCCGATCCCGCTGGCCCGCTCGCTGGTGCGCAGCGGCTTCACCGGCCGGGCCGCCGGCCGCGGGTTCTACGACTACGGCACGGAAAAACCGCGGGCCGCGATCGCCCGCCTGCGGCGCGAGCCGGGTTCCGAGGGCGCGGATGTGCGGGTGATCGCCGCGGGTCCGGACGCCCGGGCGTTCGACCTGCCCGCCACGACTGGCGGCCGCACGATCACGCTGTACCGCTGCCACGGCGGCCCAGGCGAAGGCGACGTCGCTGCGGTGCGGAAACTCGCGGGATCCGGCGAGGTCGTGGTGGACAGCTCCGACGGGCGCTGGCTCGACGTGCTGCCCGCCGGCGTCGGCTGGCTGCGCCTGCACCGCGCGCCCGCCGGTGACCTGTTCGCCGAGATCGTGCGCGACGACGTCGCGAAGGTGGCGCCGACACCCGCGGCCACCGCGGTGGTGGACGCCGTCGGTGCGACCTCGGTCGAGGTCCCGGCCCTGCCCGGGCTCGTGGTCGACCGGCTCGCGTACTGCATGGTCAACGAGGCGGCCGGGCTGGTCGAGGAAGGCACCGCGTCGGCCGGTGACGTCGACGTGGCCTTGACCCTCGGGATGAACCACCCGCGCGGCCCGTTCGAGACACTGCAGCTCGCCGGCGCGCCCGCGGTGTACGAGGCGCTGCGGTCGATGGCCGACCTCACGGGGGATCCGCGCTACCGGCCGGCGCAACTGCTGCGGCGGCAGGCGGCGGGAGCGCGGCCGTGA
- a CDS encoding ATP-binding cassette domain-containing protein, protein MSSSDSEVPALRVADLCVRYGSLQALNDVSWTVSDGEILGIIGPNGAGKSSSFAAVTNTVRRTGTVELYGSNVDSVPTHRLSRRGLRRTFQQNSFYSGLSVLDNAAATFAVENGVPLAGSVFTPWREAKQRSRTRAAAADLLTDFGIPARYHGMYPDNIPYGLQRCLSIVFAYGAGAKVLLVDEPAAGVGGEDMHNLAELLLQLRDRGLAVVLIEHHMDLVMEIVNRLLVIDRGEPIAYGEPEQVQRDPAVTRGVPGQGGMTALLEVDDLRVRYGRSTALSGVDLTVSDGELVAVAGANGAGKSTLVNAVAGWSRGKVSATGAIRLGGHDIATLPAHKRTKLGVVLVPEGKSVFERMTVEENLRMVRPPREASGRRYEVSDVYDVFPQLPARAHARCSTLSGGERQMVAIGRALRAAPRLLILDEPSVGLAPRLVVEVLEHIRELVTSGLSVLLVEQNVRATLEVADRLYLLEQGQVVGAGPCTEMRDDDRIVSAYLGRLGRS, encoded by the coding sequence ATGTCCTCATCGGACTCGGAAGTCCCCGCACTGCGGGTGGCGGACCTCTGCGTGCGCTACGGCAGCTTGCAGGCGCTGAACGACGTGTCCTGGACGGTGTCCGACGGTGAGATCCTCGGCATCATCGGGCCCAACGGCGCGGGCAAGAGCTCGAGCTTCGCGGCGGTGACCAACACCGTGCGCCGCACCGGCACCGTCGAGCTGTACGGCTCGAACGTCGATTCCGTGCCCACGCACCGGCTCTCCCGGCGCGGCCTGCGCCGCACCTTCCAGCAGAACTCCTTCTACAGTGGACTGTCTGTGCTGGACAACGCGGCCGCCACGTTCGCGGTGGAGAACGGGGTGCCGCTCGCCGGCAGCGTGTTCACGCCGTGGCGCGAAGCCAAGCAGCGGTCCCGCACCCGCGCCGCGGCCGCGGACCTGCTCACGGACTTCGGGATCCCGGCCCGCTACCACGGGATGTACCCCGACAACATCCCGTACGGGCTGCAGCGGTGCCTGTCGATCGTGTTCGCCTACGGCGCCGGCGCGAAGGTGCTGCTCGTCGACGAACCGGCCGCCGGCGTCGGCGGCGAGGACATGCACAACCTCGCGGAACTGTTGCTGCAGCTGCGTGACCGCGGCCTCGCCGTAGTGCTCATCGAGCACCACATGGACCTGGTGATGGAGATCGTCAACCGGCTCCTGGTGATCGATCGCGGTGAGCCGATCGCCTACGGCGAGCCGGAACAAGTGCAGCGGGACCCCGCGGTAACTCGAGGCGTACCTGGGCAGGGCGGCATGACGGCGCTGCTGGAAGTCGACGACCTGCGCGTGCGCTACGGGCGCAGCACCGCGCTGTCCGGAGTGGACCTGACCGTCTCCGACGGCGAGCTCGTCGCCGTGGCCGGTGCCAACGGCGCGGGCAAGAGCACCCTGGTCAACGCCGTCGCCGGGTGGTCCCGGGGCAAGGTGAGCGCCACGGGCGCGATCCGCCTCGGCGGCCACGACATCGCCACCTTGCCGGCGCACAAGCGCACGAAGCTCGGCGTGGTGCTCGTGCCCGAGGGCAAGAGCGTGTTCGAGCGCATGACGGTGGAGGAGAACCTCCGCATGGTCCGGCCGCCGCGCGAAGCCTCCGGCCGGCGTTACGAGGTCTCGGACGTCTACGACGTGTTCCCGCAACTGCCCGCCCGGGCCCACGCACGGTGCTCGACGCTGAGCGGCGGCGAGCGGCAGATGGTGGCCATCGGGCGGGCGCTGCGCGCGGCGCCGCGGCTGCTGATCCTCGACGAGCCGTCCGTCGGGCTCGCGCCGCGGCTCGTCGTCGAGGTGCTCGAACACATCCGGGAGCTCGTCACCAGTGGGCTGTCGGTGCTGCTGGTCGAACAGAACGTGCGCGCGACGCTCGAGGTCGCGGACCGGCTGTATCTGCTGGAGCAGGGGCAGGTCGTCGGTGCGGGCCCGTGCACCGAGATGCGGGACGACGACCGGATCGTCTCCGCCTACCTGGGAAGGCTGGGCCGGTCGTGA